In Mangrovibacterium diazotrophicum, one genomic interval encodes:
- a CDS encoding DUF4251 domain-containing protein, which yields MNWNVLKVFIMKTCGLIVFFLLVSWVYSSAQLPYSGNWERKESKEIKSLVESGEFLFTADCTFKRSGQKVPLSYGYDLRIDHDFVACWLPDLEKSQTWSNRQSERLQFRQVAQSSRVLYDERNRSYQIFFDVDTDSERLHLQMRIGVDGKAQLTVISDDREAVRFEGEVVSMPARSRSI from the coding sequence TTGAACTGGAATGTTCTAAAAGTATTTATTATGAAGACCTGTGGATTAATTGTATTTTTTTTGTTGGTAAGTTGGGTCTATTCAAGTGCTCAACTTCCGTACTCGGGTAATTGGGAAAGAAAAGAGTCGAAAGAAATCAAATCCTTGGTTGAATCCGGTGAGTTTTTGTTTACGGCTGATTGTACGTTCAAGCGATCAGGTCAAAAGGTGCCGCTGTCGTATGGTTATGATCTTCGGATAGATCATGATTTTGTCGCGTGTTGGTTGCCCGATTTGGAAAAATCACAGACTTGGTCAAATCGGCAAAGCGAAAGACTGCAGTTTCGGCAAGTTGCCCAAAGCAGTCGGGTGCTTTACGATGAAAGGAATCGTAGTTATCAAATCTTTTTTGATGTTGATACTGATTCGGAACGGTTGCATTTGCAAATGCGCATAGGTGTTGATGGAAAAGCGCAATTAACAGTTATTTCCGATGATAGGGAGGCTGTGCGTTTTGAAGGCGAGGTTGTGAGCATGCCTGCAAGAAGCCGGAGTATTTAA
- a CDS encoding DUF4251 domain-containing protein: MKAIGILVVVFLIGGQICFAQKLSSKERKEQKAAEIEELVESGNFVFIARYASPMSGPKIDLTSIYDLKFKGDSVEAWLPYFGRAYQAPYADRDGGIKFKAKVDHIETKFNDKKKSYQVNFEVKEQRDTYQMNLIVGLSGYANLSVTMTHRQSISFSGVVEASAVDEKK; the protein is encoded by the coding sequence ATGAAAGCAATAGGAATTTTGGTTGTTGTATTCTTGATCGGGGGACAGATATGTTTCGCACAAAAGCTTTCGTCGAAAGAGCGAAAGGAGCAAAAAGCAGCAGAGATCGAAGAATTAGTTGAGTCGGGCAACTTCGTTTTTATAGCCCGGTATGCCAGTCCAATGTCCGGGCCCAAGATAGACCTTACTTCTATTTACGATTTAAAATTTAAAGGCGATTCCGTTGAGGCTTGGTTGCCCTATTTCGGTAGAGCCTATCAGGCACCTTACGCCGATAGAGACGGCGGAATTAAATTCAAGGCAAAGGTCGATCACATCGAAACAAAGTTTAACGACAAGAAAAAGTCTTACCAGGTCAATTTTGAAGTGAAAGAGCAACGTGACACGTATCAGATGAATTTGATTGTGGGCTTGAGTGGATATGCAAATCTCAGTGTGACGATGACTCACCGGCAAAGCATTAGTTTTAGTGGTGTTGTCGAAGCGTCAGCAGTTGATGAAAAGAAATAA
- a CDS encoding uracil-xanthine permease family protein: MNLASKSQSQYTPRNMVLGVQFLFVAFGATVLVPLLVGIDPAVALFTAGIGTLLFHLITKGMVPVFLGSSFAFIAPIIESTKLYGLPGTFSGIIAVGVVYGVVSGLIKLRGLTFVERLFPATVVGPVIMIIGLSLASAAVDMAKTNWIIAAASLLTAIIVVVFMKGIIKLIPIFVGIIVGYIVGLIMGVIDFTPIKEAAWIGLPSFTAPKFSWGAITYMIPVAVAPIIEHVGDMYAIGGVAEKNFIEKPGLHRTLLGDGIATSLAGCFGGVPNTTYSEVTGAISLTKVTNPFILRISAVTAIVFSLIGKVSGFLKTIPQAVLGGIMLLLFGLIASIGIKTLIDSKTDMTKIRNQVIVSVVLTVGIGGAVISWGNFSLAGIGLAAVVGILLNLILPGESKEIQVQND, encoded by the coding sequence ATGAATCTTGCCAGTAAAAGCCAAAGCCAGTACACTCCAAGAAATATGGTTTTGGGCGTTCAGTTTCTCTTTGTTGCCTTTGGAGCAACTGTATTGGTGCCGTTATTGGTCGGCATCGATCCGGCCGTTGCACTATTTACTGCCGGCATCGGAACATTGCTTTTCCATTTAATCACAAAAGGAATGGTCCCGGTTTTCCTGGGCAGTAGCTTTGCCTTCATTGCTCCAATCATCGAATCGACGAAATTATACGGACTACCGGGAACCTTTTCCGGAATTATCGCAGTAGGAGTGGTTTACGGCGTGGTATCCGGCTTAATCAAATTAAGAGGACTCACATTTGTTGAAAGACTGTTTCCGGCAACTGTTGTTGGGCCCGTTATCATGATCATCGGCCTTTCGTTAGCCAGTGCCGCAGTAGACATGGCCAAAACCAACTGGATCATTGCAGCCGCAAGCCTATTAACGGCGATCATTGTCGTAGTCTTCATGAAAGGTATTATCAAACTTATCCCAATCTTTGTAGGTATCATTGTTGGATACATCGTTGGTCTCATCATGGGAGTAATTGATTTCACGCCAATAAAAGAAGCAGCCTGGATCGGGCTTCCATCGTTCACTGCCCCTAAATTTAGCTGGGGAGCAATCACCTACATGATTCCGGTTGCCGTAGCTCCAATTATCGAACACGTTGGCGATATGTATGCCATCGGTGGAGTTGCCGAAAAGAATTTCATTGAAAAGCCAGGTCTTCACCGCACCTTGCTCGGCGACGGTATTGCAACCAGCTTGGCAGGATGTTTCGGCGGTGTGCCGAACACAACTTATTCTGAAGTTACAGGAGCTATTAGTCTTACGAAAGTTACCAATCCATTTATATTGCGAATCTCAGCCGTAACGGCAATTGTTTTTTCGTTAATAGGAAAAGTAAGCGGATTCCTCAAGACTATCCCACAGGCTGTTCTGGGTGGCATCATGCTGCTTTTATTCGGACTGATTGCCTCGATTGGAATCAAAACTTTAATCGACTCAAAAACCGATATGACAAAAATCCGCAACCAGGTAATTGTATCCGTTGTATTGACCGTCGGTATTGGCGGAGCAGTCATATCCTGGGGTAACTTCTCCTTGGCAGGAATCGGTCTTGCCGCTGTTGTTGGCATTCTACTGAACCTCATTTTGCCGGGAGAATCCAAAGAGATCCAGGTTCAAAACGACTAA
- a CDS encoding 1-acyl-sn-glycerol-3-phosphate acyltransferase, with protein MRDMMCFDDIRPYEDQEVNHYINVLLKDDLFRQVLFFIFNDEQKVKEISAVLAGVKTKHELQMKFMYPLIEDWIIKRTTSGVTYSGIENIDKSQSYLFISNHRDIILDSAILNYIVVQAGMNTTEVAIGNNLLIYDWIQHIVKLNGAFVVKRNLPARELLTASKNLSAYIRKTITEDNMSVWIAQREGRTKDGCDQTQQALLKMLNLSNSGDFVSGFRELKIVPLSISYEREPCGISKVEEIYKKEREGFVKTQEDDLKSMAYGLTRPKGRVHFAFGKPIDAQLDRIAQLENPQESIQKLADHIDACIYKNYKLWPYNYLAAEMLSDCRKYNGDIDVATREKFAELLEDLVKTIGGGDADCQKRMFMQMYANPLLNAENVCKSKMLS; from the coding sequence ATGAGGGATATGATGTGTTTCGACGATATTCGTCCTTACGAAGATCAAGAAGTTAATCATTACATCAATGTTTTATTGAAGGATGATTTGTTCCGTCAGGTTTTGTTTTTCATCTTTAATGATGAGCAAAAGGTCAAGGAAATCAGTGCGGTACTCGCGGGAGTGAAAACGAAGCATGAGTTGCAAATGAAATTCATGTATCCGCTGATTGAAGACTGGATTATAAAACGAACTACCAGCGGCGTAACTTACAGTGGGATTGAGAACATAGATAAGTCTCAGAGTTATCTTTTTATTTCCAATCACCGGGATATTATTCTGGACTCGGCGATCCTGAACTACATTGTTGTACAGGCAGGTATGAATACAACTGAGGTTGCTATTGGCAACAACCTGCTGATTTACGATTGGATTCAGCATATTGTGAAGCTGAACGGTGCATTCGTTGTAAAACGGAATTTACCGGCGCGCGAGTTGCTCACAGCATCGAAAAATCTGTCGGCCTACATCCGCAAAACAATCACAGAGGACAACATGTCTGTATGGATAGCGCAGCGCGAAGGACGAACAAAAGATGGCTGTGATCAAACACAACAAGCCCTTTTGAAGATGCTGAACTTGAGTAATTCGGGTGACTTTGTGAGTGGATTTCGCGAACTAAAGATTGTTCCGTTGTCGATTTCTTATGAGCGCGAGCCCTGCGGAATTTCGAAAGTGGAGGAAATTTACAAGAAGGAACGCGAAGGCTTCGTGAAGACCCAGGAAGATGACCTGAAAAGCATGGCTTACGGTCTGACCCGTCCGAAAGGAAGAGTTCACTTTGCATTTGGTAAACCAATTGATGCGCAGCTCGACCGCATTGCACAATTGGAGAATCCTCAGGAGTCTATCCAGAAATTGGCCGATCATATCGATGCTTGTATCTACAAAAATTACAAGCTGTGGCCTTACAATTACCTCGCTGCAGAGATGTTGAGCGACTGCCGGAAGTACAATGGCGATATTGATGTGGCAACCCGCGAAAAATTTGCTGAACTGCTCGAAGACTTGGTGAAGACCATTGGCGGCGGTGATGCTGACTGTCAGAAACGGATGTTTATGCAGATGTATGCTAATCCGCTTTTAAATGCGGAAAACGTTTGTAAATCGAAAATGCTATCATAA
- a CDS encoding sugar-transfer associated ATP-grasp domain-containing protein, which yields MSKSKLIAKRLFDDVKWKRYNYLINKETYKILADVEAQRGKLSKSMVRKCDEYAEDILGGKVFSPGLQLFSALNGGFQEGWLPENYYGRFVVEYAQGDYGKVSYLKPMTRYIFRSDLFPDLVSYVNGIWLDSYSKVVLPDQVREVLFANRDKVVFKSDTNFLQGLGIHFFTKENFDIHSILMLGNGVFQDFIHQHPFFEEIMPDSVATIRLTTAVDREGQVSVRSSFLRVGRSGQPNVKAKSEINVLADAVTGKLDQEVYYMNYQYTDRHPDTGYQFGGKTLPCYRKCVDAVVSLHATIPQVRCIGWDLVVDKNEDVKVMEWNGADNGMRIAQGVKGAVFADLGWDKLHLLKENPLLVY from the coding sequence ATGAGTAAATCTAAGTTGATCGCGAAGCGTTTATTCGATGATGTGAAATGGAAGAGGTATAATTATTTGATAAACAAAGAGACATATAAAATTCTTGCCGATGTAGAAGCTCAGAGAGGAAAACTGAGTAAAAGCATGGTCCGAAAGTGTGATGAATATGCTGAAGATATCTTGGGAGGCAAGGTGTTTTCTCCCGGGCTGCAATTGTTTTCGGCTCTGAATGGTGGTTTTCAGGAAGGTTGGCTACCCGAAAATTATTACGGGCGTTTTGTAGTGGAGTACGCTCAAGGCGACTACGGTAAGGTGTCTTATTTGAAACCGATGACGAGGTATATCTTCCGTTCCGATTTGTTTCCCGACTTAGTTAGCTATGTTAATGGGATTTGGCTTGATTCTTATTCTAAAGTCGTTTTGCCGGATCAGGTTCGAGAAGTTCTTTTCGCGAATCGAGATAAGGTAGTATTCAAAAGTGACACAAACTTTCTACAAGGCCTAGGTATTCATTTTTTCACAAAAGAAAATTTTGATATTCATAGTATTTTAATGTTGGGAAATGGTGTATTTCAGGACTTTATTCATCAGCACCCGTTTTTTGAGGAAATTATGCCTGATTCGGTTGCTACAATTCGGTTGACGACAGCTGTAGATCGGGAAGGTCAGGTTTCAGTCCGTTCTAGTTTTTTAAGAGTTGGAAGATCAGGACAGCCGAATGTGAAAGCAAAAAGCGAGATAAACGTGCTTGCGGACGCAGTTACGGGAAAGCTGGATCAAGAGGTTTATTATATGAATTATCAATACACAGACAGGCATCCGGATACTGGATATCAATTTGGAGGGAAAACACTTCCTTGCTATCGAAAATGCGTTGATGCAGTTGTTTCGTTGCATGCAACAATCCCTCAGGTTCGTTGTATTGGCTGGGATTTAGTAGTAGACAAAAATGAAGATGTCAAAGTAATGGAGTGGAATGGTGCGGATAACGGAATGCGTATCGCGCAAGGTGTCAAAGGAGCGGTTTTTGCTGATTTAGGATGGGATAAACTTCATTTATTGAAAGAGAATCCACTGTTGGTTTATTGA
- a CDS encoding sodium/proline symporter: MITVFVLYLVVLMGIVYYSSGRSKTNEDYVIGGKKISGFSLALSERATGESAWLLLGLTGHAYAEGWSAIWVAVGCVLGILFLWFFMAAPLQHYAAKTQALTVPGLFSYRFPGSEKKTGIISSVIIIFFFILYIAAQFSGAGKIFHDTFGIDPFWGMVIGSLLVTVYTMLGGFITVVATDAFQAVLMVVTCVVLPIIAFFVYAEYNPGGMDMAALRTETLPADYSAAGWLFILNGLSWAFGYTGQPQLLTRMMAMRNRKETLQARGLAVVWTILAYGGAFLIGIIGFRLVQMGLVGDSAAALADDSEKILPVMVVTLLNPILAGILLSGAVSAMMSTASSQLMVASSAISEDLFANLSQKQLDEKRMLRINKWLTLLVGLFAFLLAISMEDTVYGLVSYAWSGIGAAFGPAVLMLLFWKRFSRAGLYASLITGTVSAVVWKTFLGDITGVSERLASYVLAFICALFFSILFPEKKESCNEF; this comes from the coding sequence ATGATAACCGTTTTCGTCCTTTACCTTGTGGTGCTCATGGGAATCGTCTATTATTCTTCAGGACGTTCAAAAACCAATGAAGATTATGTGATTGGCGGAAAGAAGATTTCCGGTTTTTCCCTGGCGCTTTCGGAACGGGCTACCGGCGAATCGGCTTGGTTGCTGCTGGGATTAACCGGACATGCGTATGCCGAAGGTTGGAGTGCAATTTGGGTTGCTGTTGGTTGCGTTCTCGGAATTTTGTTCCTGTGGTTTTTTATGGCGGCACCGCTTCAGCATTACGCGGCAAAAACACAAGCGCTAACGGTTCCTGGTTTGTTCAGTTATCGTTTTCCGGGAAGCGAGAAGAAGACGGGGATTATCAGTTCGGTTATCATCATTTTCTTTTTTATTCTGTACATCGCGGCACAGTTCAGTGGAGCTGGTAAGATTTTTCACGACACTTTTGGTATCGATCCTTTCTGGGGAATGGTTATTGGCTCGCTTTTGGTGACTGTTTACACCATGTTGGGTGGGTTCATCACAGTGGTGGCCACCGATGCTTTTCAGGCGGTGCTGATGGTTGTTACTTGTGTGGTCCTGCCAATCATCGCATTTTTTGTTTATGCGGAGTATAATCCCGGCGGAATGGATATGGCGGCTTTGCGTACAGAGACGCTACCGGCAGACTATTCTGCAGCTGGGTGGCTTTTCATATTGAATGGCTTGAGCTGGGCTTTTGGTTATACCGGCCAGCCGCAACTTCTCACTCGGATGATGGCCATGCGAAACCGCAAAGAAACATTGCAGGCTCGTGGACTTGCGGTGGTGTGGACAATTTTGGCTTACGGCGGCGCTTTCCTGATAGGGATCATCGGATTTCGATTAGTCCAAATGGGCTTGGTAGGTGATTCTGCCGCAGCATTAGCTGACGATTCGGAGAAGATTTTGCCGGTTATGGTAGTTACGCTGTTGAACCCGATCCTTGCGGGGATACTGCTTTCCGGTGCTGTTTCGGCGATGATGTCTACTGCTTCGTCGCAATTGATGGTCGCTTCTTCAGCCATTAGTGAGGATTTATTTGCAAATCTCAGCCAAAAGCAGCTGGATGAAAAACGTATGCTGCGAATCAACAAATGGTTGACTTTGTTGGTAGGCCTGTTTGCCTTTTTGCTGGCTATTTCGATGGAGGATACGGTTTATGGTTTAGTTTCTTATGCGTGGTCGGGTATTGGCGCTGCCTTTGGCCCGGCAGTGTTGATGTTGTTGTTCTGGAAGCGGTTTTCGCGGGCAGGCCTTTATGCCAGTTTAATAACAGGAACTGTTTCTGCAGTGGTTTGGAAAACTTTTCTTGGTGATATAACCGGAGTGTCAGAAAGATTAGCCAGCTATGTTTTGGCCTTTATTTGCGCATTGTTCTTTTCAATTCTATTTCCGGAGAAGAAGGAATCGTGCAATGAATTTTGA